A single region of the Schistocerca serialis cubense isolate TAMUIC-IGC-003099 chromosome 7, iqSchSeri2.2, whole genome shotgun sequence genome encodes:
- the LOC126413302 gene encoding uncharacterized protein LOC126413302 — MKKIAEGNKKRNLKDKADKWRNLQLKKVSKKKQTLYKKKHHKENESSSEDDLNLDLQNICDDDEMDDIDPLAISDVCLVCGEFVKDGELWYRCISCSRWSHEECSGWNTPKGYKCDLCCMRK, encoded by the coding sequence ATGAAAAAGATagctgaaggaaacaagaaaagaaatcttaaggaTAAAGCTGATAAGTGGAGAAACCTGCAACTTAAAAAAGTCTCAAAGAAGAAACAGACCttatataagaagaaacaccacaaagaaaatgaaagtagcagtgaggatgacctaaatctggacttgcagaacatttgtgatgatgatgaaatggatgatattgatccattggcgatttcagatgtctgtttagtttgtggagagtttgtgaaagatggagaactatggtaccgatgtatttcttgtagcagatggagtcatgaagaatgtagtggttggaacactccaaaaggttacaagtgcgatctttgctgtatGAGGAAATGA